AGACGACCGTCGTCCGCGAGCGTCACGAAGTCGACCGGCCGCCGACTCCCCAGGAGGCCACCGCCCTCCTCGCGGCACGACTGGAGGCGTGGCGCGAAGGCGTGCTCGCCGATGCCGCGATCGCGGGGATCGGCCTGGCCGTCCCGGGCCTCGTCCGCGCCTCCGACGGACTGGTCCGCGACGCCCCCCACCTGCACTGGCGCGATGTCCCCCTCGGCGACCTCGTCGCCGAGGCGACGGGCCTGCTCACCCGGGTCGCCAACGACGCCAGCCTCGGGGCGATGGCCGAGCACCTCTTCGGCGCCGCCCGCGGGGTCGACGACGTCGTCTACCTCAACGGCGGCGCGAGCGGCATCGGCGGCGGACTCATCGTCGGCGGGGTCGCCGTCGGAGGCTCCGGCGGATACGCGGGCGAGTTCGGTCAGAACCGTCCGGGTATCGCCGACGGAGCAGACCGGCTCGCCGCCGACGGCGTCCTCGAGGACGAGGTCAGCAGATCGCGGCTCCTCGCGGCCGTCGGGCTCGATTCCGCCGACGAGCCGACACTCGCCTCCGCGCTCGCCGATCCGCCCGATCCCGGCAGCCGCGCCGCCGTCTCCGCCGAGGTCGAGCGGCAGCGCCGCATCCTGTCCACCGCTCTCGCCAACGCCGTGAACGTCCTGAATCCCTCCGTGGTCGTGCTCGGCGGGTTCCTGGCGACCATCGCCGACGTGGACGTCGACGACCTTCTCGCGCGCGTGCGCGCCCAGGCGATGCCGGCCGCGACGGAAGACCTGCAGCTGCGCCTGGCCTCGCTCGCCGAGGATCGGCTGCTCATCGGCGCGGCCGAGGTCGTCTTCGACGGGCTCCTGGCCGATCCTTCGAGCGTTCCCGAGCTCCCCGAGCCCGCCGCTTTCGGCGCCGAGGTCACCGCGGCGGCGCCGTCGTCCCCCTGACCACCAACCGCGTCGCGAGCCCCACGTGCGTGGCGTCGAGCGTCTCGCCGTTCATCAGCGCGACGAGCATGCCGGCGGCGGTCGCGCCGAGTCCCTGCATCGGCTGGCGCACGGTCGTCAGCGACACCGGTCCCTGCGTCGCGTCGGGGATGTCGTCGAAGCCGATCACCGACAGGTCGTCGGGGATCCGCAGTCCCATCCCGGCGGCGACGTCGATGACGCCGAGGGCGGACAGGTCGTTCGCCGCGAAGACGGCGGTCGGCGGGCGGTCCTGGCCGAGAAGGCCGCGTGCCTGCTCGCGCACGACGTCGGGCTGATACATCCCGACCCGCACCAGCGACGGGTCGTAGGCCACCCCGGCATCCGACAGCGCACGACGGTACCCGGCATCCCGCAGGATGGATGACCGGAGATCGGGGCGACCGGCGATGAAGCCGATCCGCCGGTGGCCGAGTTCGAGCAGGTACCGGGTGGCCTCGCGGGCACCCGCGAAGCTGTCGGATTCGACCGTCGGCAGGTCGGCTCGACCGGTGTGGGGGTCGACGGCGACGATCGGCACCTCGGCGCTCGCGCCGACCACGGTAGGGGTGACCATGATGACCCCGTCGATGAGGGTTCCGCTCAGCCGGCTGAGGGAGCGGCGCTCCCACCCTTCGCCGTTCTGCTGACGCGAACCGCTGTAGGCCAGGAGGTCGTAGTGCGAGTCGCGAAGGGCTCGCCCCACGCCCTTCATGATCTCGGCGCTGAACGGCTCGAAGTCGGCCACGAGCACCCCGATCACGCCGGTCCTGCGTGATCGCATGCTCGAGGCGACCAGGCTCGACTCGTAGCCGAGCTCGGCGACGACCTGCAGGACGCGCTCGACGGTGTCGGGGGCGACGCCGTAGCGACCGTTCACGGCTTTCGACACCGTCGCCGCCGAGACGCCCGCCGCGCGGGCGACGTCGGTGATGGTCGGACGGGATCCCATGGGGGGATGCTAGCGCCATTGAAACTGTTTTCGAAAACGTTTGACACTTTTCCTTCCGTTACGAAGACTGGACGCCGTCCGGGTCCCGACAGCAGCCCGGATTTCGCAGCACCTCGAGGACCGAGAGTGCACCTCAAGGAAGAGAACAGGTGAATCACATGAAAGCCAGCAGAATCACAGCGGGCGCAGTGTCACTGCTCGCCGGCGCGCTCGTGTTGAGCGCATGCGCCGGTGGAGGCGGAGGCGAGTCCGCTGACGGCAGCGTGCAGATGACCCTCTGGCAGAACTCCACCACCGGCCCCGGCCAGGAGTTCTGGGCGAACGCCATCGAGGCGTTCGAGGAGGAGAACCCCGGCGTCACCATCGAGATGCAGTCGGTGCAGAACGAAGACCTCGACGGTCTGCTGCAGACGGCGCTGAACGCCGGCGACCCGCCGGACATCTTCCTCCAGCGCGGCGGCGGCAAGCTCGCCGACATGGTCAACGCCGGCCAGCTGAAGGACCTCACCGATCTGATCTCCGACGACGTCCGCGCCGAGATTCCCGAGGGCGCGTTCGCCGCCGAGACCTACCAGGACTCGGTGTGGGCGATGCCGCTCTCCGTTCTGCCCGGTGGCTTCTTCTACAGCGAAGACGCGTTCGCCGCGGCCGGGATCGAGGAGACCCCCACCTCGATCGACGAGCTCGAATCGGCCGTCGAGGCGCTCAAGGAGACCGGCATCGCGCCGATCGCCCTCGGTGCCCAGGACGCGTGGCCGGCCGCTCACTGGTACTACTTCTTCGCCCTCCGCGAGTGCAGCCCCGAGGTGATCGAAGAGACCGGCGACTCGAAGGACTTCAGCGACGAGTGCTGGACGCGCGCCGCCGAGAACCTCCAGGACTTCGCCTCGATCGAGCCCTTCAACGAAGGCTTCCTCACCACGCCCGCCCAGCAGGGCGCCGGCTCGTCGGCGGGCCTCGTGGCCAACCGTCAGGCCGCGATGGAGCTCATGGGCGCCTGGAACCCGGGTGTCATCGCCTCGCTCACGCCGGACGAGCAGCCGCTGCCCGACCTGGCGTGGTTCCCGTTCCCCGAGATCGAGGGTGGCGAGGGCGAGCCCGGATCGATGATGGGCGGTGTGGACGGCTACTCCTGCGCCGAGCAGGCTCCCGACGAGTGCGCCGACTTCCTGAACTTCGTCGCCAGCGCCGACCAGCAGAAGCTGTACTACGAGGCCTTCCAGTCGCCGCCGGTCAACACCGTCGCCCAGGAAGAGGTCACCGAGCCCTACCTGCTGTCGATCCTCGAGGCCTACAACAACGCCCCGTTCGCGTCGCAGTGGCTCGACACCGTCCTCGGTCAGAACGTCGGCAACGCGCTGAACGTCGCGGTCGTCGACATGCTCGCGGGCAACAGCGACCCCGA
The Microbacterium sp. SLBN-154 DNA segment above includes these coding regions:
- a CDS encoding ROK family protein — encoded protein: TTVVRERHEVDRPPTPQEATALLAARLEAWREGVLADAAIAGIGLAVPGLVRASDGLVRDAPHLHWRDVPLGDLVAEATGLLTRVANDASLGAMAEHLFGAARGVDDVVYLNGGASGIGGGLIVGGVAVGGSGGYAGEFGQNRPGIADGADRLAADGVLEDEVSRSRLLAAVGLDSADEPTLASALADPPDPGSRAAVSAEVERQRRILSTALANAVNVLNPSVVVLGGFLATIADVDVDDLLARVRAQAMPAATEDLQLRLASLAEDRLLIGAAEVVFDGLLADPSSVPELPEPAAFGAEVTAAAPSSP
- a CDS encoding LacI family DNA-binding transcriptional regulator translates to MGSRPTITDVARAAGVSAATVSKAVNGRYGVAPDTVERVLQVVAELGYESSLVASSMRSRRTGVIGVLVADFEPFSAEIMKGVGRALRDSHYDLLAYSGSRQQNGEGWERRSLSRLSGTLIDGVIMVTPTVVGASAEVPIVAVDPHTGRADLPTVESDSFAGAREATRYLLELGHRRIGFIAGRPDLRSSILRDAGYRRALSDAGVAYDPSLVRVGMYQPDVVREQARGLLGQDRPPTAVFAANDLSALGVIDVAAGMGLRIPDDLSVIGFDDIPDATQGPVSLTTVRQPMQGLGATAAGMLVALMNGETLDATHVGLATRLVVRGTTAPPR
- a CDS encoding ABC transporter substrate-binding protein, with amino-acid sequence MKASRITAGAVSLLAGALVLSACAGGGGGESADGSVQMTLWQNSTTGPGQEFWANAIEAFEEENPGVTIEMQSVQNEDLDGLLQTALNAGDPPDIFLQRGGGKLADMVNAGQLKDLTDLISDDVRAEIPEGAFAAETYQDSVWAMPLSVLPGGFFYSEDAFAAAGIEETPTSIDELESAVEALKETGIAPIALGAQDAWPAAHWYYFFALRECSPEVIEETGDSKDFSDECWTRAAENLQDFASIEPFNEGFLTTPAQQGAGSSAGLVANRQAAMELMGAWNPGVIASLTPDEQPLPDLAWFPFPEIEGGEGEPGSMMGGVDGYSCAEQAPDECADFLNFVASADQQKLYYEAFQSPPVNTVAQEEVTEPYLLSILEAYNNAPFASQWLDTVLGQNVGNALNVAVVDMLAGNSDPEQFIQSVNTAGAQG